CGTGATTGGACCGGGGGCAGTTTCTTAATGGAATTGCCCCCTCAAAAACCATCACTAAAGGAGAATTTCCGCGTGCAATTCAGCCATCCCCTCACCTCATTTGGGGTGACAATTCCACTTGCCCAACAACTGACTCGACACCTTACCCAACAACTCCAATTGTTGAATCTCAGGCAGCGACTCATTCGTCACCTGCAACACTGGCAAGCTCAATTTCTCAGCCACGCATTTGTCGCCCACGCCGACAAAACCACAGCAAATCAGCCCATCGCCATCACGGAGCAAACCGCAGACAAACAGGCTCTCAAAGTCTTGGTCATGGGTCCACCCAAAGCCGTAGACGACTGCATCCGCAATCTCTACCGTCTCGGCTTCGCCCAAATCTGGGAATGGAGCAGCGCCCAACCCAGCAGCAAACCCGGCGAAGTCATGCGAATTTTGACCCGCAGAGTTCTCTAAACAGAATTCGCTCTGAGCAGAACTAGCTAAAACGCGTCAGTCTGAGGCCTAATCTTGGGGAACGCGCGAGGCGCAGTTAGCTTGCGCAACTCCTCATCCGTCATTGGGCACTCAGTCTGAGCAAAAATGCGCTCCCGCTCCCCCGTCCCCAGAGGGGTAGGCTGGCTCACTTCCACCAAATTGAACTGCGTCTTACTATCCGTGTGGATCACCGCAGCAATCTGAAATGTTTCCAGAAACTGAATCAGCCAGTGACAATCCTTCTCCGGAAGATGCCGATAGTGCTCCACCAGACGAGCAATTTGAGCATCCAAATGCGCTCGGCTCTGGGGGCTAATCAGCAGCAGCTTCAGCAACATAAAAATCAGCGTCAGAGCCGCATCCTCAGACACAAACTTCAGAAACATTTCAGTCGGTTTGCCATCCCGACTCGCCGTCAGCAACTCAATCACGTGATTGCAGGTGCGCAAGCGTAACGCCCCGTCCACCACTCGGCTCCCATACTCCGGGTAAGTCTGTTGCAAGCAACGCTCCAACCGCTTCGCCAACACCGTTGGCAGCGCCGGCAACACCGGCCCACCAGGACTGACATGCAACAGATAGCGATACAGACTGACCTTGAAATCCTTGAGAGTGAGATCCTGCGTCTGCTTCAGAAACAAGCTCGCCAAATCACGGTAGTCGAAGAGCGTGCGCTGGCAGATCACCCGCTTCATCAAGTCCACCGCCGCCGGTCCCAACGCCGTCGGGTTACGCGATTCAGCCGCATTGGGGCAACCCGCCCGTGCCGAATAATGCGTCAGCTCCAGACGAAAGCGAGATTTCCAAGCATCTGCCAATTCCTTAGCAATGCGGCGTTCTTCCTGAGAGTTGCCTGGATTCGTGTATTGAGAAGCTAGAAAGTAAGGCGTGTAGCGGTGCGTCCAATGGCCTTGGTCAGCCTCAAGGTAACGAGCCGCATACAGCTTGAGATTCTGGTACTGCGTGCTGCTAAGAAAGCGACGCAGATAGCCCCGTAAGCGCTCTAGAGAGTGAGAAAGCGTGGAATGCTGAATGGCTGGATCTTCAAAAATCCGAACCAGGTCAGTAATCGAGTCAGGATTATTGGCTGCCAGCCAATTGTTGATCAGAATGTAACAAGCGCGCGTTAAGGTGTGTTGAAACTCCTCCGGGTTATTCGCCCAGATCAGCTCCTCTACTGCCCGGAACACCGTCGGGTTCTCGTTGTCGATGTGCTGAATCAGCACACTGCGAAACTTTTGGATTGCGGCCTCAGGACTGAGGGTTTTGACAATCCCCAAACAGTAGCGGTAGATGGTCTTCTGAGCCCGGTGCAAAGAACGGCTAGCTGCCATTCTAGGCATGGCATCAGAGGAAGGGTTCAACGGTTCCAGAGGCCCAGATTGAGAGCGAGCAGGGTAGATCAACACAGCAACTTGTACTAGATCAGGTAGAGGCAGAGACGAACGCAGTTGCCAAGGGGCAATGGGCCTGAGGGGTAGAACACCCCTTCTTAGCTCAACTGTCTTGTATTAAAGGCCGTTCGTCTAGGTTTGTGGTTGACTAGCTTCACGCTCCGGGCATGATTGTGAACACATTCGACCAGTGACACAAATCACGCGGGGGCAAGCAGTGTTTCCAGTTTTGAGCTAGGTCGAAGGCTTTACTCTTGCTAGTTTCTCGTGGCTCTAGCCCTAGCGGATGTACTGCTGTACCACTTCCCAACCTGTCCAACTGACCCAGGCTAAGCCGATCAAGATCACGGCATTAGTTCCTAGGTGTAGAGGACGTAGCCATAGCCGAATCGCAGTGGGCGTCTCCCGGTTGTTCATCTGCTGGGCACTCCAAACTGAAAGTAAAGTCAGCGCAAGCATGACATTGCCAGCCCAGAAGTGACCCGAATATTGCAGTGAACCATGCCGCCAGATCGTGCCCACCACCCCAAAGAGCCATAGAAACACCATCAAGGCGAGAAAAGCCATGCCCAGCCACCAGTGCGAGTTAGATAGCCACTGGGGTCGGAGCTTCTGGCGCTGCCACTGCTCTAAGCGGTACTGACGGATGTAATAGCCCGTGAGCCCCAACGCTGGAAAGATCACCAGGCAAAAACCCATTGACCAGGCAGGAAATTGGAAGACCCAAAGCATGAACGGTTACCGTTGCGACAGCTAATCTTAAGTCATCTCCTTTCAGTTTCTCTTCCGTCTTCCTTGGCACTTCTTTCGCAAAGGTTTCCGGTTGGTCGGTTTGAAACGCGCTAAAAAGGCATATTAGTTTTAGTTCTTAGTTCTCCGCATTCTTTCCTGGCTTTCGTAAAAGCACACCACTATGCCTGAGTTCTGGCACGATGACGAGTCTTCCCTGCCGCCTCCCTCATCCCGCCCCGAATGGGAGGCGTACCGGATGGCGGTCTGGCACTCAGGCAATCTACTAGACCGACTACGTGTCGCCCCTCGCCAACCTCGTCAGGTTGACCCCGATCCCGCTCCAGCGATGCAGCAAGCTGTCAGCCCACCGTCTGGTGTGCAGGCTGGTGTACAGACTGGTGTACAGAGGGGACGAGCTGCCGTTGCGCCCCCGCCCGCTCCTCAAGTTGCCCCCCAAGTTGCCTCTCGGATGGCTCCGCGAGTTGCGCCCCGCTTCAGCGTTCAGTCACAACGCCCGCAACCGGTTCCAGGCAGATACCAAGCCGTCAAGCCAGTAGCCCAAAATGGCAAGGTCGCAACCTACGCCCAGTACCTAACGCTGCTACGCGACCCGGATCCGACTATCCGCGAGGTAGCCATTGAACACCTGGAGCGGGTGGACGATCCCGGTTGCATTGACTCGCTGATCGAGGTGATTCGAACTGACGAGATACCCGCTATCCAATACCGTGCCTTTCGGGCTGTAGAAGCGTTGGGCCATGCTTGGGGCGAAGCAGATTGGCTCGATTTCCTCACCAGTTCTTCTAGCCTGGTGCGCAAGCACGCCATTATCCATCTGCAAGACAGTGGCGATACGGCCTGGGTTCCTGCCCTAGAAAGGGTTGCCCAAACTGATCCGATTCCCCTGCTCCGCGATCAAGCGGCTCGGGCCGTGGTTGCCCTTCAGCAGCGTCCAGCCCCAGCAGTTCCATCCAGAGAACCAGGTCCGAACCCGAACAGCCAAACCCAAAGTCCTAGCCGTCAGTCCGTAGAGCAAGCTTGCCGTTGTCAAAACATCGGTTTTATCAGTTGTGGCGGTTGCGGTTTTAGCTTTAACTGGCAAGATGCCCGCTACTGCAACCACTGTGGGCAGTCTCTGACGATTGAACTCAGTAGAGCCCCTCTTACAGAAAGCGGTTCTGCTCCACCCATTACTGCTTCTCGTTGGCCGGACGCAATCTTGGCACGGGGTTCTGAAGTTGTGAGAGCGCTAGAAATGCTGGTTCAACATCGCCGCATTACTGAGCAGCAGTTGATCAGTGCCATTGGCAACCGTCGCATTGCCCGTCATCTCAGCAGTGTCTTGTTTGAATTGCGCGACTTGCTGGGCTTTGACGTGGTAGTGGAAACGCATGAGCACGAGGGTAAGCTCTTCCGCATTCCCTAGCACCAGCCCGTAAAGCAATTCTTGGACCCTCTTGTTTGACGCCTATAGGTTACTAGTAGGCCAGCGCTGGTATCATCACTTCCTCACTTAAGCTGCGATTTCTGAATCGTTTCGATACGGTTTGTGCATCTGTCAGCCTTTCACGATTGATCTTCCTTGACACTTAGGCCAGCGTGGGGAAGCCACACCTTGAGGAAGTGACCGTGAGACTTGTCAATGTTGTGATTCCGCCCCAGTTGCGTCAATTAGTTTTGCCGAATAGCCAGGAGCGCTACTTCGGTTTGCACTGGAAAATGGAGCGTGATGAGTTGCAAGTCATAACGGCTCAGGGAGCTTGTACAGGCAGCCATCGCGCCTACTTAGCCTTCCATAACCATCCCCGGAATTTTCCAGCCTTGCGGGATTGCAATCTAGGCTCCTCCGATGCAGCTGCGCGGGAAATGCTACTGATTGACTGGCAAGAGCGTAGAGCTTACATTGCTGCTTTGGCAGAAGGACGCACCTTTTTGGCTCAGCAAAACAGTCGGGTGCCAGCCAGCAGCCGTTCTTCCAACCCAGCCCAGAGTCTAGCTGCCGCTCTAATCCAG
The Leptolyngbya sp. FACHB-261 DNA segment above includes these coding regions:
- a CDS encoding DUF4079 domain-containing protein yields the protein MLWVFQFPAWSMGFCLVIFPALGLTGYYIRQYRLEQWQRQKLRPQWLSNSHWWLGMAFLALMVFLWLFGVVGTIWRHGSLQYSGHFWAGNVMLALTLLSVWSAQQMNNRETPTAIRLWLRPLHLGTNAVILIGLAWVSWTGWEVVQQYIR
- a CDS encoding HEAT repeat domain-containing protein, producing MPEFWHDDESSLPPPSSRPEWEAYRMAVWHSGNLLDRLRVAPRQPRQVDPDPAPAMQQAVSPPSGVQAGVQTGVQRGRAAVAPPPAPQVAPQVASRMAPRVAPRFSVQSQRPQPVPGRYQAVKPVAQNGKVATYAQYLTLLRDPDPTIREVAIEHLERVDDPGCIDSLIEVIRTDEIPAIQYRAFRAVEALGHAWGEADWLDFLTSSSSLVRKHAIIHLQDSGDTAWVPALERVAQTDPIPLLRDQAARAVVALQQRPAPAVPSREPGPNPNSQTQSPSRQSVEQACRCQNIGFISCGGCGFSFNWQDARYCNHCGQSLTIELSRAPLTESGSAPPITASRWPDAILARGSEVVRALEMLVQHRRITEQQLISAIGNRRIARHLSSVLFELRDLLGFDVVVETHEHEGKLFRIP